One genomic window of Nicotiana sylvestris chromosome 10, ASM39365v2, whole genome shotgun sequence includes the following:
- the LOC138880435 gene encoding uncharacterized protein yields MPASVQIYACGKDLQSQAVARRSFFRCSTVQLSWNSGSTGLLVVVQSDVDKTNQSYYGESKLNYLTIDGTHEGLVPLRKDGPIHDVQWSYSGKEFAVVYGFMPAMATVFDKKCNPLLELGTGPYNTIKWNPLGNFICLAGFGNLPGDMVCISR; encoded by the exons ATGCCAGCCAGTGTTCAGATATATGCATGTGGAAAGGACTTACAAAGTCAAGCTGTTGCTCGACGCAGCTTCTTCCGCTGCTCAACTGTGCAACTGAGCTGGAACTCTGGTTCTACAGGGCTTCTAGTGGTGGTCCAATCAGATGTTGATAAAACAAACCAAAGCTACTACGGAGAATCAAAGTTGAACTACTTGACTATTGATGGGACCCATGAAGGGCTTGTTCCTCTCC GTAAAGACGGCCCTATTCATGATGTTCAATGGTCCTATTCGGGTAAAGAATTTGCAGTTGTTTATGGTT TTATGCCTGCTATGGCCACGGTGTTCGACAAGAAGTGCAATCCTCTGCTTGAGCTTGGAACAGGCCCATACAACACTATCAAATGGAATCCGCTGGGGAACT TTATATGCTTGGCAGGCTTTGGTAACTTACCAGGAGACATGGTATGTATATCTAGATGA
- the LOC104211170 gene encoding uncharacterized protein, protein MFDRLYKVDWKPELVEKFGDNEDLVKAVGSVKIDEAKAPGKGSKATQAVPKATQAVPKATQAVPKATPANPPAAKPAAYRPPHAKVAAAVQAELFGGSSSGELSKNALKNKKKREKQREKKQTEGASGTGGS, encoded by the exons ATGTTTGACAGATTGTATAAG GTTGATTGGAAGCCAGAGTTAGTAGAAAAATTTGGTGACAATGAAGACCTTGTTAAGGCAGTTGGCTCGGTGAAAATAGATGAAGCTAAAGCGCCAG GGAAAGGATCAAAAGCTACCCAGGCCGTTCCAAAAGCTACCCAGGCCGTTCCAAAAGCTACCCAGGCCGTTCCGAAGGCTACACCTGCCAATCCTCCTGCAGCAAAACCTGCTGCTTATCGTCCACCTCATGCGAAGGTTGCTGCTGCGGTTCAAGCAGAG TTATTTGGAGGAAGTTCTTCAGG GGAGCTGAGCAAGAATGcattgaaaaacaagaaaaagcgGGAGAAACAACGGGAGAAAAAACAAACTGAGGGTGCTTCTGGAACTGGTGGTTCATGA